GTGCACGTGCCGTCGGCCTGGCTGGCGCTGTTCGCCTACACCAGCATGGCCGCCGCCTCGGCCGTGGGGCTGGTGTGGCGGCACCCGCTGGCCGAGGTGTACGCCAAGGCCGCCGCCCCCGTCGGCGCCGCGTTCACCGCGGTGTGCCTGGCCACCGGATCGCTCTGGGGCGAGCCCATGTGGGGCACCTGGTGGAAATGGGATGCGCGGATGACCAGCGTGCTGGTGCTGCTGTTCCTCTATGTCGGGTACATCGCGCTGGTGAACGCGTTCGACGAGCCGGCACGCGGCACCCGGGCGGGTGCGATCCTGCTGATCGTGGGCGTGGTCAACATCCCCATCATCAAATTCTCGGTGGAATGGTGGAACACGCTGCACCAGCCGGCCAGCGTCTTCCGCCTGGACGGGCCGACCATCCAT
This window of the Azospirillaceae bacterium genome carries:
- a CDS encoding heme ABC transporter permease encodes the protein MTGSTVGVFNRFANPARFQRLADAVLPWLAGAAAVLLAVGLYLGLVASPPDYQQGDTVRIMYVHVPSAWLALFAYTSMAAASAVGLVWRHPLAEVYAKAAAPVGAAFTAVCLATGSLWGEPMWGTWWKWDARMTSVLVLLFLYVGYIALVNAFDEPARGTRAGAILLIVGVVNIPIIKFSVEWWNTLHQPASVFRLDGPTIHASMLWPLGVMALAFTLFFAAVVLIRMKAELVERRIRALRIAQAAEP